One Engystomops pustulosus chromosome 7, aEngPut4.maternal, whole genome shotgun sequence DNA window includes the following coding sequences:
- the LRP4 gene encoding low-density lipoprotein receptor-related protein 4 isoform X1, producing the protein MRLLEGSYLALLLLYLPGFSSSSECACGRNHFTCAVSAFGECTCIPAQWQCDGDNDCGDHSDEDGCMLPTCSPLDFHCDNGKCIRRSWVCDGDNDCEDDSDEQDCPPRECEEDEFSCQNGYCIRSLWHCDGDNDCGDNSDEQCDMRKCSDKEFACSDGSCIAEHWYCDGDTDCKDGSDEESCPSDVPAPSCSSEEFQCAYGRCILDIYHCDGDDDCGDWSDESDCSSHQPCRAGEFMCNSGLCINSGWRCDGDADCDDQSDERNCTTSVCTADQFRCGTGRCVRLSWRCDGEDDCSDNSDEMGCEKTGAPQCAQDQFLCSNGRCIGQRKLCNGVNDCGDGSDESPHQNCRPRTGEENCNHNNGGCAQKCQTVRGLVQCTCQTGYKLMEDGRSCHDVNECAEEGYCSQGCSNTEGGFQCFCESGYQLRPDKRSCKALGPEPVLLFANRIDIRQVLPHRSEYTLLLNNLENAIALDFHHRHELVFWSDVTLDRIMSANLNGSNVQEVVSTGLESPGGLAIDWIHDKLFWTDSGTSRVEVSNLDGTHRRVILWNNLEKPRAIALNPMEGTIYWTDWGNTPRIEYASMDGSNRRIIADTHLFWPNGLTIDYAGRRMYWVDAKHHVIERADLDGSNRKAVISQGLPHPFAITVFEDSLYWTDWHTKSINSANKFTGKNQEVIRSKLHFPMDIHTLHPQRQPAGKNRCGTDNGGCSHLCLPSGDVFTCACPTGFRKTGSKTCALSLDKFLLFARRTDIRRISFDTSDFSDFVIPLSNVRSAVALDWDSADDYMYWTDTNSDSINRAKSDGSAQEVIIETSLESPAGLAIDWVTQKLYWTDAGTDRIEVSNTDGSLRSVLIWENLDRPRDIVVDPIGGFMYWTDWGANPKIERAGMDASGRIVIISSNLTWPNGLAIDYESERLYWADAGMKTIETAKLDGADRTVLIGTDLPHPFGLTLYEDRIYWTDWQSKSIESADRKTGLDRKTARENLENLMDIHVFHRQRPKVHSACSINNGGCSHICLLSPHPKGHSCACPTGVNLLADGKTCSSGMDRFLIFARRTDIRSVSLDIPYFADVVLPINVTMKNTIAVGVDPVDGLVYWADSTLRKISRASLDGSNNQDIITTGLVTTDGLAVDAIGRKIYWTDTGTNRIEVGNLDGSMRKVLVWQNLGSPRAIALYHEMGYMYWSDWGENAKLERAGMDGSDRKVLISMNLGWPNGLAVDKAGSQLLWADAHTERIEASDLEGRNRRILVSPVQHPYGLTLLGAHIYWTDWQTRKIQRADKDTGENVIVVRDNLPGLMDIQAVDRTHALGYNKCGDKNGGCSHLCLPNPVSYSCACPTGILLKDDGRTCDPSPDTYLLFSSRDSIRRISLDTDDHTDVYVPIKELNNVISLDYDSVEGKIYYTDVFLDVIRRVQLDGNGLETIIGEGLKTTDGLSVDWVARNLYWTDTGANTIEVSRLDGRHRKVLINNSLDEPRAIAVFPRKGYLFWTDWGHVAKIERAHLDGSDRKVIINTDLGWPNGLTLDYDTRRIFWVDAHLDRIENADLNGKTRQILVSQVSHPFALTQEGRWIYWTDWQTKSIQRVDKYSGRSQETVLGNMEGLMDIIVVSPLRQTGSNPCGVNNGGCSHLCFARSYDFVCACPDDLVNEVCSTIPGYLPSPPHPTNNSEKISGPSSPNTQGERADSTPGVTAGSCSEAEASDGLCTHNGAIPASAGDKLRVPHIIAGSLSLLCLLLLICALLIYRHRRAKLSDPALGTLTYSNPSYRTSTQEVKIEAVHRPGVCHLQRHRKEAHPDNGFTKEKIRILEGFGLLSGEESEWDDLKQVKPSRGSILRDHVCIKTDTVSLQASTASLDLTETQQLLQEEQSETGSVTLPPSPERRASLPDTGWRGRHLPSTESEV; encoded by the exons GGTTTTCCAGTTCCTCGGAGTGTGCGTGTGGGCGAAACCACTTTACGTGTGCAGTGAGCGCTTTCGGAGAATGTACGTGCATCCCGGCACAATGGCAATGCGATGGCGACAATGACTGTGGGGATCACAGCGACGAAGATGGTTGCA tgcTGCCCACCTGCTCTCCCCTGGACTTTCACTGTGATAATGGGAAGTGTATTCGCCGTTCATGGGTGTGTGATGGGGACAATGACTGCGAGGACGACTCGGATGAGCAGGACTGTC CGCCCCGAGAATGTGAGGAAGACGAATTCTCCTGTCAGAATGGATATTGTATCCGAAGCCTCTGGCACTGCGATGGCGACAATGACTGCGGAGACAACAGCGACGAGCAATGTG ATATGAGGAAATGTTCAGATAAGGAATTTGCCTGCTCAGATGGAAGCTGCATTGCTGAACATTGGTATTGTGATGGAGACACCGACTGCAAGGATGGATCCGATGAAGAATCTTGTC CATCTGATGTCCCAGCTCCTAGCTGCAGCTCAGAAGAGTTTCAGTGTGCCTATGGGCGATGTATTTTGGACATTTACCACTGCGATGGAGATGACGACTGCGGAGACTGGTCTGATGAATCTGACTGCT CCTCCCATCAACCTTGCCGCGCTGGGGAATTCATGTGCAACAGTGGTCTGTGTATAAATTCGGGGTGGCGCTGTGATGGAGACGCGGACTGCGACGATCAGTCAGATGAACGAAACTGCA CGACCTCGGTGTGCACAGCTGACCAGTTCCGTTGCGGCACAGGCCGATGCGTCCGACTGTCCTGGCGATGTGACGGCGAAGATGACTGCTCTGATAACAGTGATGAGATGGGGTGCGAAAAAACTG GAGCTCCGCAGTGTGCTCAGGACCAGTTCTTGTGTAGTAACGGCCGTTGCATCGGGCAAAGAAAACTGTGCAACGGAGTCAACGACTGCGGCGATGGCAGCGACGAGAGCCCACATCAAAACTGCC GACCCCGTACTGGAGAGGAGAACTGCAACCACAACAATGGGGGTTGCGCCCAAAAGTGCCAGACGGTGCGGGGGCTTGTGCAGTGCACGTGTCAGACCGGGTATAAGCTTATGGAGGATGGCCGATCATGTCACG ATGTAAATGAATGTGCAGAGGAAGGTTATTGTAGCCAAGGATGCAGTAACACAGAAGGCGGCTTCCAATGCTTTTGCGAGTCGGGATATCAACTTCGACCGGATAAACGTAGCTGCAAGGCTTTGG GCCCAGAACCGGTTCTGCTCTTCGCCAATAGGATTGACATCCGTCAGGTTCTGCCGCACCGTTCAGAGTACACGCTGCTCCTTAATAATCTGGAGAACGCCATTGCCCTGGATTTCCACCATCGACACGAGTTGGTCTTCTGGTCAGATGTCACACTGGATCGTATCATGAGCGCCAACCTGAACGGTAGCAATGTACAGGAGGTGGTGTCCACCGGTCTGGAGAGTCCAG GGGGTCTTGCCATTGACTGGATCCACGACAAGCTGTTTTGGACGGACTCTGGTACCTCTCGTGTTGAGGTGTCTAATCTAGACGGTACTCATCGTAGAGTTATTCTATGGAACAACCTGGAGAAACCTCGAGCCATAGCTCTTAACCCGATGGAAGG CACCATCTACTGGACAGACTGGGGTAACACACCTCGCATTGAATACGCTAGCATGGACGGCTCCAACAGGCGCATCATTGCTGATACTCATCTCTTCTGGCCTAATGGACTGACCATCGATTACGCTGGGAGGCGAATGTACTGGGTTGATGCCAAGCACCATGTCATTGAGAGAGCAGATCTCGACGGATCCAACCGCAAAGCTGTGATTAGCCAAG GGCTTCCTCACCCATTTGCCATCACGGTTTTTGAGGACAGTCTTTACTGGACTGACTGGCACACTAAAAGTATCAACAGCGCCAATAAGTTCACTGGCAAGAACCAGGAGGTGATCCGAAGCAAGCTGCACTTCCCTATGGATAtccacaccctgcacccacagaggcagcctgcag GGAAGAACCGTTGCGGCACTGATAATGGGGGCTGCTCCCACTTGTGCTTACCTAGTGGAGACGTGTTCACTTGCGCCTGCCCCACAGGTTTCCGAAAGACTGGATCCAAGACGTGTGCATTAA GTCTTGACAAGTTCCTGCTTTTTGCCCGAAGGACGGACATCCGGAGGATCAGCTTCGACACCAGCGACTTTTCAGACTTTGTCATCCCATTGTCCAATGTACGCAGCGCCGTTGCACTGGACTGGGATTCTGCAGACGACTACATGTACTGGACCGACACCAACTCGGACTCCATCAATCGTGCAAAGTCTGATGGCAGCGCTCAGGAG gtCATCATAGAGACCAGCTTAGAGAGTCCGGCTGGGTTGGCCATAGACTGGGTCacacagaaactatattggaCAGATGCAG GGACTGATCGGATAGAGGTTTCTAACACCGATGGCTCACTCCGTAGTGTACTCATCTGGGAGAACCTAGATCGACCAAGGGATATTGTGGTGGATCCAATAGGCGG GTTCATGTACTGGACTGATTGGGGAGCCAATCCTAAAATAGAGCGTGCCGGGATGGATGCTTCTGGGCGTATAGTCATCATCTCTTCCAACCTTACTTGGCCCAACGGGCTGGCAATCGACTATGAATCTGAAAGACTTTACTGGGCCGATGCTGGAATGAAAACCATTGAAACGGCCAAGCTTGATGGTGCTGACCGGACG GTGCTCATTGGTACAGATCTCCCTCATCCTTTTGGGCTGACCCTATATGAAGACCGAATTTACTGGACAGACTGGCAGTCCAAGAGTATCGAGAGTGCAGACCGAAAGACCGGCCTCGATCGGAAAACCGCGAGGGAGAACTTGGAGAATCTCATGGATATTCACGTTTTCCACCGACAACGACCCAAAG TTCACTCCGCCTGCTCCATAAACAACGGAGGCTGCAGCCATATCTGTCTTCTCTCCCCCCACCCAAAAGGCCACAGTTGTGCCTGCCCCACTGGGGTGAACCTGCTGGCAGATGGCAAAACGTGTTCTTCAG GTATGGACCGTTTTCTTATTTTTGCCAGGAGGACTGATATCCGCTCCGTTTCTCTGGATATCCCATATTTTGCTGATGTTGTACTACCCATTAATGTGACCATGAAGAACACAATTGCTGTTGGGGTGGATCCTGTAGATG GGTTGGTGTATTGGGCAGACAGTACACTTCGGAAGATTAGCCGAGCATCTCTTGATGGATCTAATAACCAAGATATAATAACCACTG GTTTGGTGACCACAGATGGTCTGGCAGTGGATGCTATAGGCCGTAAAATATATTGGACAGATACTGGGACCAATCGAATCGAAGTGGGAAATTTGGATGGATCCATGAGGAAAGTGCTTGTTTGGCAAAATCTGGGAAGCCCCCGAGCAATCGCCTTGTATCATGAGATGGG GTACATGTACTGGTCAGACTGGGGCGAGAATGCCAAGCTGGAAAGAGCAGGAATGGACGGTTCAGACCGGAAGGTTTTAATCAGTATGAACTTGGGTTGGCCAAATGGACTGGCGGTGGACAAAGCTGGTTCTCAGCTTCTGTGGGCTGATGCACATACTGAG aGAATAGAGGCTTCTGATTTGGAGGGAAGGAACAGACGGATTTTGGTATCTCCAGTCCAGCATCCATACGGCTTGACTCTCCTCGGAGCGCATATATACTGGACAGACTGGCAGACTCGTAAAATCCAGAGGGCAGATAAAGATACGGGAGAAAATGTTATTGTGGTCAGAGACAATCTACCCGGGCTGATGGACATCCAAGCAGTAGACCGGACTCATGCTTTGG GTTACAACAAGTGTGGGGACAAAAATGGTGGATGTTCCCACCTCTGCTTGCCAAACCCTGTGAGTTACTCCTGCGCCTGCCCCACCGGCATTCTCCTGAAAGATGATGGTAGAACATGTGACCCATCGCCAGATACCTACTTGCTTTTCTCCAGCCGGGATTCCATTCGTCGTATCTCTCTAGACACCGATGACCACACAGATGTGTATGTACCCATCAAAGAATTGAACAATGTCATCTCTTTGGACTATGACAGCGTAGAAGGAAAAATCTACTACACTGATGTCTTCTTGGATGTAATCAG GAGAGTGCAACTTGATGGAAATGGTTTGGAGACCATCATTGGTGAGGGGCTGAAGACCACAGATGGTTTATCTGTAGACTGGGTAGCAAGAAATCTATACTGGACAGACACTGGTGCAAACACTATTGAGGTGTCACGCCTGGATGGGCGACACCGGAAGGTTCTGATCAATAACAGCCTAGATGAACCTCGCGCCATCGCTGTGTTTCCGAGGAAAGG GTACCTCTTCTGGACTGATTGGGGCCACGTAGCCAAAATTGAGAGGGCTCACTTGGATGGTTCTGACCGCAAGGTCATCATCAATACAGATCTTGGGTGGCCCAATGGATTGACTTTGGATTATGACACCCGTAG AATCTTTTGGGTAGATGCTCACTTAGATCGCATAGAGAATGCCGACCTGAATGGCAAGACCCGCCAGATACTGGTTAGTCAGGTGTCTCACCCATTCGCACTCACTCAG GAGGGGCGCTGGATCTACTGGACAGATTGGCAGACTAAGTCTATTCAGCGGGTGGACAAATATTCAGGAAGGAGTCAAGAAACCGTTTTGGGTAACATGGAAGGACTGATGGATATCATTGTGGTGTCTCCTCTTAGACAAACCG GAAGTAACCCGTGTGGAGTTAATAATGGCGGCTGTTCCCATCTTTGCTTTGCTCGCAGTTATGACTTTGTGTGCGCTTGTCCGGATGACTTGGTGAATGAGGTCTGCTCAACCA TTCCTGGATATTTACcatcacctcctcatccaacAAACAATAGTGAGAAGATCTCCGGCCCATCCAGTCCTAACACCCAGGGTGAGAGAGCAGACAGCACACCGGGGGTGACAGCAGGAAG TTGCTCCGAGGCAGAGGCATCAGATGGGCTGTGTACTCACAATGGAGCAATTCCAGCCAGTGCAG gaGACAAACTGCGTGTTCCACATATCATCGCCGGATCCCTGTCTCTCTTATGCCTCCTGCTTTTGATCTGCGCTCTGCTGATATACAG GCATCGTAGGGCAAAACTGTCAGACCCAGCCCTAGGTACTCTGACTTACAGCAACCCTTCCTATCGCACATCTACTCAGGAGGTGAAAATTGAGGCCGTACATCGGCCAGGGGTTTGTCATTTGCAGAGGCACCGCAAGGAG GCCCACCCTGACAATGGTTTTACCAAAGAGAAAATCCGAATCTTGGAAGGCTTTGGTTTACTATCTGGGGAAGAGAGCGAGTGGGATGATCTGAAGCAGGTGAAGCCATCACGAGGGAGCATCCTCCGGGACCATGTGTGTATCAAGACGGACACGGTCTCTTTACAAGCCAGTACTGCCTCTCTCGACCTGACAGAGACGCAGCAACTACTCCAAGAAGAACAGTCTGAGACGGGCAGCGTCACTCTCCCACCAAGCCCTGAACGTAGAGCCTCCTTACCAGACACTGGCTGGAGGGGAAGACACTTGCCCTCCACTGAGAGTGAGGTGTGA
- the LRP4 gene encoding low-density lipoprotein receptor-related protein 4 isoform X2, which yields MRLLEGSYLALLLLYLPGFSSSSECACGRNHFTCAVSAFGECTCIPAQWQCDGDNDCGDHSDEDGCMLPTCSPLDFHCDNGKCIRRSWVCDGDNDCEDDSDEQDCPPRECEEDEFSCQNGYCIRSLWHCDGDNDCGDNSDEQCDMRKCSDKEFACSDGSCIAEHWYCDGDTDCKDGSDEESCPSDVPAPSCSSEEFQCAYGRCILDIYHCDGDDDCGDWSDESDCSSHQPCRAGEFMCNSGLCINSGWRCDGDADCDDQSDERNCTTSVCTADQFRCGTGRCVRLSWRCDGEDDCSDNSDEMGCEKTGAPQCAQDQFLCSNGRCIGQRKLCNGVNDCGDGSDESPHQNCRPRTGEENCNHNNGGCAQKCQTVRGLVQCTCQTGYKLMEDGRSCHDVNECAEEGYCSQGCSNTEGGFQCFCESGYQLRPDKRSCKALGPEPVLLFANRIDIRQVLPHRSEYTLLLNNLENAIALDFHHRHELVFWSDVTLDRIMSANLNGSNVQEVVSTGLESPGGLAIDWIHDKLFWTDSGTSRVEVSNLDGTHRRVILWNNLEKPRAIALNPMEGTIYWTDWGNTPRIEYASMDGSNRRIIADTHLFWPNGLTIDYAGRRMYWVDAKHHVIERADLDGSNRKAVISQGLPHPFAITVFEDSLYWTDWHTKSINSANKFTGKNQEVIRSKLHFPMDIHTLHPQRQPAGKNRCGTDNGGCSHLCLPSGDVFTCACPTGFRKTGSKTCALSLDKFLLFARRTDIRRISFDTSDFSDFVIPLSNVRSAVALDWDSADDYMYWTDTNSDSINRAKSDGSAQEVIIETSLESPAGLAIDWVTQKLYWTDAGTDRIEVSNTDGSLRSVLIWENLDRPRDIVVDPIGGFMYWTDWGANPKIERAGMDASGRIVIISSNLTWPNGLAIDYESERLYWADAGMKTIETAKLDGADRTVLIGTDLPHPFGLTLYEDRIYWTDWQSKSIESADRKTGLDRKTARENLENLMDIHVFHRQRPKVHSACSINNGGCSHICLLSPHPKGHSCACPTGVNLLADGKTCSSGMDRFLIFARRTDIRSVSLDIPYFADVVLPINVTMKNTIAVGVDPVDGLVYWADSTLRKISRASLDGSNNQDIITTGLVTTDGLAVDAIGRKIYWTDTGTNRIEVGNLDGSMRKVLVWQNLGSPRAIALYHEMGYMYWSDWGENAKLERAGMDGSDRKVLISMNLGWPNGLAVDKAGSQLLWADAHTERIEASDLEGRNRRILVSPVQHPYGLTLLGAHIYWTDWQTRKIQRADKDTGENVIVVRDNLPGLMDIQAVDRTHALGYNKCGDKNGGCSHLCLPNPVSYSCACPTGILLKDDGRTCDPSPDTYLLFSSRDSIRRISLDTDDHTDVYVPIKELNNVISLDYDSVEGKIYYTDVFLDVIRRVQLDGNGLETIIGEGLKTTDGLSVDWVARNLYWTDTGANTIEVSRLDGRHRKVLINNSLDEPRAIAVFPRKGYLFWTDWGHVAKIERAHLDGSDRKVIINTDLGWPNGLTLDYDTRRIFWVDAHLDRIENADLNGKTRQILVSQVSHPFALTQEGRWIYWTDWQTKSIQRVDKYSGRSQETVLGNMEGLMDIIVVSPLRQTGSNPCGVNNGGCSHLCFARSYDFVCACPDDLVNEVCSTIPGYLPSPPHPTNNSEKISGPSSPNTQGERADSTPGVTAGSCSEAEASDGLCTHNGAIPASAGDKLRVPHIIAGSLSLLCLLLLICALLIYRHRRAKLSDPALGTLTYSNPSYRTSTQEVKIEAVHRPGVCHLQRHRKERSTPSDSLSPFLF from the exons GGTTTTCCAGTTCCTCGGAGTGTGCGTGTGGGCGAAACCACTTTACGTGTGCAGTGAGCGCTTTCGGAGAATGTACGTGCATCCCGGCACAATGGCAATGCGATGGCGACAATGACTGTGGGGATCACAGCGACGAAGATGGTTGCA tgcTGCCCACCTGCTCTCCCCTGGACTTTCACTGTGATAATGGGAAGTGTATTCGCCGTTCATGGGTGTGTGATGGGGACAATGACTGCGAGGACGACTCGGATGAGCAGGACTGTC CGCCCCGAGAATGTGAGGAAGACGAATTCTCCTGTCAGAATGGATATTGTATCCGAAGCCTCTGGCACTGCGATGGCGACAATGACTGCGGAGACAACAGCGACGAGCAATGTG ATATGAGGAAATGTTCAGATAAGGAATTTGCCTGCTCAGATGGAAGCTGCATTGCTGAACATTGGTATTGTGATGGAGACACCGACTGCAAGGATGGATCCGATGAAGAATCTTGTC CATCTGATGTCCCAGCTCCTAGCTGCAGCTCAGAAGAGTTTCAGTGTGCCTATGGGCGATGTATTTTGGACATTTACCACTGCGATGGAGATGACGACTGCGGAGACTGGTCTGATGAATCTGACTGCT CCTCCCATCAACCTTGCCGCGCTGGGGAATTCATGTGCAACAGTGGTCTGTGTATAAATTCGGGGTGGCGCTGTGATGGAGACGCGGACTGCGACGATCAGTCAGATGAACGAAACTGCA CGACCTCGGTGTGCACAGCTGACCAGTTCCGTTGCGGCACAGGCCGATGCGTCCGACTGTCCTGGCGATGTGACGGCGAAGATGACTGCTCTGATAACAGTGATGAGATGGGGTGCGAAAAAACTG GAGCTCCGCAGTGTGCTCAGGACCAGTTCTTGTGTAGTAACGGCCGTTGCATCGGGCAAAGAAAACTGTGCAACGGAGTCAACGACTGCGGCGATGGCAGCGACGAGAGCCCACATCAAAACTGCC GACCCCGTACTGGAGAGGAGAACTGCAACCACAACAATGGGGGTTGCGCCCAAAAGTGCCAGACGGTGCGGGGGCTTGTGCAGTGCACGTGTCAGACCGGGTATAAGCTTATGGAGGATGGCCGATCATGTCACG ATGTAAATGAATGTGCAGAGGAAGGTTATTGTAGCCAAGGATGCAGTAACACAGAAGGCGGCTTCCAATGCTTTTGCGAGTCGGGATATCAACTTCGACCGGATAAACGTAGCTGCAAGGCTTTGG GCCCAGAACCGGTTCTGCTCTTCGCCAATAGGATTGACATCCGTCAGGTTCTGCCGCACCGTTCAGAGTACACGCTGCTCCTTAATAATCTGGAGAACGCCATTGCCCTGGATTTCCACCATCGACACGAGTTGGTCTTCTGGTCAGATGTCACACTGGATCGTATCATGAGCGCCAACCTGAACGGTAGCAATGTACAGGAGGTGGTGTCCACCGGTCTGGAGAGTCCAG GGGGTCTTGCCATTGACTGGATCCACGACAAGCTGTTTTGGACGGACTCTGGTACCTCTCGTGTTGAGGTGTCTAATCTAGACGGTACTCATCGTAGAGTTATTCTATGGAACAACCTGGAGAAACCTCGAGCCATAGCTCTTAACCCGATGGAAGG CACCATCTACTGGACAGACTGGGGTAACACACCTCGCATTGAATACGCTAGCATGGACGGCTCCAACAGGCGCATCATTGCTGATACTCATCTCTTCTGGCCTAATGGACTGACCATCGATTACGCTGGGAGGCGAATGTACTGGGTTGATGCCAAGCACCATGTCATTGAGAGAGCAGATCTCGACGGATCCAACCGCAAAGCTGTGATTAGCCAAG GGCTTCCTCACCCATTTGCCATCACGGTTTTTGAGGACAGTCTTTACTGGACTGACTGGCACACTAAAAGTATCAACAGCGCCAATAAGTTCACTGGCAAGAACCAGGAGGTGATCCGAAGCAAGCTGCACTTCCCTATGGATAtccacaccctgcacccacagaggcagcctgcag GGAAGAACCGTTGCGGCACTGATAATGGGGGCTGCTCCCACTTGTGCTTACCTAGTGGAGACGTGTTCACTTGCGCCTGCCCCACAGGTTTCCGAAAGACTGGATCCAAGACGTGTGCATTAA GTCTTGACAAGTTCCTGCTTTTTGCCCGAAGGACGGACATCCGGAGGATCAGCTTCGACACCAGCGACTTTTCAGACTTTGTCATCCCATTGTCCAATGTACGCAGCGCCGTTGCACTGGACTGGGATTCTGCAGACGACTACATGTACTGGACCGACACCAACTCGGACTCCATCAATCGTGCAAAGTCTGATGGCAGCGCTCAGGAG gtCATCATAGAGACCAGCTTAGAGAGTCCGGCTGGGTTGGCCATAGACTGGGTCacacagaaactatattggaCAGATGCAG GGACTGATCGGATAGAGGTTTCTAACACCGATGGCTCACTCCGTAGTGTACTCATCTGGGAGAACCTAGATCGACCAAGGGATATTGTGGTGGATCCAATAGGCGG GTTCATGTACTGGACTGATTGGGGAGCCAATCCTAAAATAGAGCGTGCCGGGATGGATGCTTCTGGGCGTATAGTCATCATCTCTTCCAACCTTACTTGGCCCAACGGGCTGGCAATCGACTATGAATCTGAAAGACTTTACTGGGCCGATGCTGGAATGAAAACCATTGAAACGGCCAAGCTTGATGGTGCTGACCGGACG GTGCTCATTGGTACAGATCTCCCTCATCCTTTTGGGCTGACCCTATATGAAGACCGAATTTACTGGACAGACTGGCAGTCCAAGAGTATCGAGAGTGCAGACCGAAAGACCGGCCTCGATCGGAAAACCGCGAGGGAGAACTTGGAGAATCTCATGGATATTCACGTTTTCCACCGACAACGACCCAAAG TTCACTCCGCCTGCTCCATAAACAACGGAGGCTGCAGCCATATCTGTCTTCTCTCCCCCCACCCAAAAGGCCACAGTTGTGCCTGCCCCACTGGGGTGAACCTGCTGGCAGATGGCAAAACGTGTTCTTCAG GTATGGACCGTTTTCTTATTTTTGCCAGGAGGACTGATATCCGCTCCGTTTCTCTGGATATCCCATATTTTGCTGATGTTGTACTACCCATTAATGTGACCATGAAGAACACAATTGCTGTTGGGGTGGATCCTGTAGATG GGTTGGTGTATTGGGCAGACAGTACACTTCGGAAGATTAGCCGAGCATCTCTTGATGGATCTAATAACCAAGATATAATAACCACTG GTTTGGTGACCACAGATGGTCTGGCAGTGGATGCTATAGGCCGTAAAATATATTGGACAGATACTGGGACCAATCGAATCGAAGTGGGAAATTTGGATGGATCCATGAGGAAAGTGCTTGTTTGGCAAAATCTGGGAAGCCCCCGAGCAATCGCCTTGTATCATGAGATGGG GTACATGTACTGGTCAGACTGGGGCGAGAATGCCAAGCTGGAAAGAGCAGGAATGGACGGTTCAGACCGGAAGGTTTTAATCAGTATGAACTTGGGTTGGCCAAATGGACTGGCGGTGGACAAAGCTGGTTCTCAGCTTCTGTGGGCTGATGCACATACTGAG aGAATAGAGGCTTCTGATTTGGAGGGAAGGAACAGACGGATTTTGGTATCTCCAGTCCAGCATCCATACGGCTTGACTCTCCTCGGAGCGCATATATACTGGACAGACTGGCAGACTCGTAAAATCCAGAGGGCAGATAAAGATACGGGAGAAAATGTTATTGTGGTCAGAGACAATCTACCCGGGCTGATGGACATCCAAGCAGTAGACCGGACTCATGCTTTGG GTTACAACAAGTGTGGGGACAAAAATGGTGGATGTTCCCACCTCTGCTTGCCAAACCCTGTGAGTTACTCCTGCGCCTGCCCCACCGGCATTCTCCTGAAAGATGATGGTAGAACATGTGACCCATCGCCAGATACCTACTTGCTTTTCTCCAGCCGGGATTCCATTCGTCGTATCTCTCTAGACACCGATGACCACACAGATGTGTATGTACCCATCAAAGAATTGAACAATGTCATCTCTTTGGACTATGACAGCGTAGAAGGAAAAATCTACTACACTGATGTCTTCTTGGATGTAATCAG GAGAGTGCAACTTGATGGAAATGGTTTGGAGACCATCATTGGTGAGGGGCTGAAGACCACAGATGGTTTATCTGTAGACTGGGTAGCAAGAAATCTATACTGGACAGACACTGGTGCAAACACTATTGAGGTGTCACGCCTGGATGGGCGACACCGGAAGGTTCTGATCAATAACAGCCTAGATGAACCTCGCGCCATCGCTGTGTTTCCGAGGAAAGG GTACCTCTTCTGGACTGATTGGGGCCACGTAGCCAAAATTGAGAGGGCTCACTTGGATGGTTCTGACCGCAAGGTCATCATCAATACAGATCTTGGGTGGCCCAATGGATTGACTTTGGATTATGACACCCGTAG AATCTTTTGGGTAGATGCTCACTTAGATCGCATAGAGAATGCCGACCTGAATGGCAAGACCCGCCAGATACTGGTTAGTCAGGTGTCTCACCCATTCGCACTCACTCAG GAGGGGCGCTGGATCTACTGGACAGATTGGCAGACTAAGTCTATTCAGCGGGTGGACAAATATTCAGGAAGGAGTCAAGAAACCGTTTTGGGTAACATGGAAGGACTGATGGATATCATTGTGGTGTCTCCTCTTAGACAAACCG GAAGTAACCCGTGTGGAGTTAATAATGGCGGCTGTTCCCATCTTTGCTTTGCTCGCAGTTATGACTTTGTGTGCGCTTGTCCGGATGACTTGGTGAATGAGGTCTGCTCAACCA TTCCTGGATATTTACcatcacctcctcatccaacAAACAATAGTGAGAAGATCTCCGGCCCATCCAGTCCTAACACCCAGGGTGAGAGAGCAGACAGCACACCGGGGGTGACAGCAGGAAG TTGCTCCGAGGCAGAGGCATCAGATGGGCTGTGTACTCACAATGGAGCAATTCCAGCCAGTGCAG gaGACAAACTGCGTGTTCCACATATCATCGCCGGATCCCTGTCTCTCTTATGCCTCCTGCTTTTGATCTGCGCTCTGCTGATATACAG GCATCGTAGGGCAAAACTGTCAGACCCAGCCCTAGGTACTCTGACTTACAGCAACCCTTCCTATCGCACATCTACTCAGGAGGTGAAAATTGAGGCCGTACATCGGCCAGGGGTTTGTCATTTGCAGAGGCACCGCAAGGAG CGCTCTACTCCCTCTGACAGTCTCTCTCCTTTCCTCTTCTGA